From the genome of Streptomyces sp. NBC_01116, one region includes:
- the purM gene encoding phosphoribosylformylglycinamidine cyclo-ligase, with protein sequence MSETTGASYAAAGVDIEAGDRAVELMKEWVKKTQRPEVAGLGGLGGFAGLFDASALKRYERPLLASATDGVGTKVDLARQMGVYDTIGHDLVGMVVDDLVVCGAEPLFMTDYICVGKVHPERVAAIVKGIAEGCVLAGCSLVGGETAEHPGLLGPDDFDVAGAGTGVVEADRLLGPDRIRKGDAVIAMASSGLHSNGYSLVRHVVFDRAGWSLDREVEEFGRTLGEELLEPTRIYSLDCLALTRTTEVHGFSHVTGGGLANNLARVIPDGLHATVDRSTWTPGAVFDLVGKAGQVERLELEKTLNMGVGMIAIVPADSVDAALTTLADRGVDSWVAGEITDRGEHTTGAELTGDYAR encoded by the coding sequence ATGTCTGAGACAACAGGTGCTTCCTACGCGGCGGCCGGCGTCGACATCGAAGCCGGTGACCGTGCCGTCGAGCTGATGAAGGAGTGGGTGAAGAAGACCCAGCGCCCCGAGGTCGCCGGACTCGGCGGGCTCGGCGGCTTCGCCGGCCTCTTCGACGCCTCGGCGCTGAAGCGCTACGAGCGCCCGCTGCTCGCCTCCGCCACCGACGGCGTCGGCACCAAGGTGGACCTGGCGCGGCAGATGGGCGTGTACGACACCATCGGCCACGACCTCGTCGGCATGGTCGTGGACGACCTCGTCGTCTGCGGTGCCGAGCCGCTGTTCATGACCGACTACATCTGCGTCGGCAAGGTGCACCCCGAGCGTGTCGCGGCCATCGTGAAGGGCATCGCCGAAGGCTGCGTCCTGGCGGGCTGCTCCCTGGTCGGCGGCGAGACGGCCGAGCACCCGGGTCTCCTCGGCCCGGACGACTTCGACGTCGCCGGCGCCGGTACGGGCGTGGTCGAGGCCGACCGCCTGCTCGGCCCGGACCGTATCCGCAAGGGTGACGCGGTGATCGCCATGGCGTCCTCCGGTCTTCACTCCAACGGGTACTCGCTCGTCCGCCACGTGGTCTTCGACCGGGCCGGCTGGTCCCTGGACCGCGAGGTCGAGGAGTTCGGCCGCACGCTCGGCGAGGAGCTCCTGGAGCCCACCCGGATCTACTCCCTGGACTGCCTGGCCCTCACCCGGACGACCGAGGTGCACGGCTTCAGCCACGTCACCGGCGGCGGCCTGGCGAACAACCTGGCCCGGGTGATCCCGGACGGCCTGCACGCCACCGTGGACCGCTCCACGTGGACGCCCGGCGCCGTCTTCGACCTGGTCGGCAAGGCCGGTCAGGTCGAGCGGCTGGAGCTGGAGAAGACGCTCAACATGGGCGTCGGCATGATCGCGATCGTCCCGGCCGACTCGGTGGACGCCGCGCTGACGACCCTGGCCGACCGCGGGGTCGACTCCTGGGTCGCCGGCGAGATCACCGACCGCGGTGAGCACACCACGGGCGCCGAGCTGACCGGCGACTACGCCCGCTAA
- a CDS encoding putative leader peptide, with amino-acid sequence MQPLGDLSITLVERRHVDLGRVASAICRRA; translated from the coding sequence ATGCAGCCCCTCGGTGATCTTTCGATCACGCTCGTGGAGCGCCGGCACGTCGATCTGGGACGTGTAGCGAGCGCCATCTGTCGCCGCGCCTGA
- a CDS encoding sulfatase-like hydrolase/transferase produces the protein MTSRDAHARADGRSGTPLSRRAFTTAVGATAVTAAGIQAAVPAAAAGPAADDATRERPFRAARGRHARRPNILFILGDDLGWADLSSYGSPHIRTPHLDRLARQGVRFTDAYAGSATCSPTRFSLYTGRYPGRTKGGLAEPIADRSVGLEPTHPTLASLLRGVGYATALIGKWHCGYLPDYSPTRSGYDEFFGNFGGALEYYSKLGLGGEYDLYEGDAEYKDLRYYTRILTERASEYVQRDHDDRPWLLNLNFTTPHWPWIADGDTEASAEIVRRIKAGDRSALWHADGGSIEKYTEMVEDLDRSVGEVLKALKRSGQEKDTLVFFASDNGGERFSYNWPLAGSKGSLQEGGIRVPSVLRWPARIEGGQVSDLPVFSPDWTATLLELGGARPDPAHPLDGISLAGYLLRGETPKERDLFWRVRGERALRRGDWKYYRGRSGTDQLFNLADDRREQADRAKAAPERLAELRASWERTDSGLLPYPTRS, from the coding sequence ATGACCTCTCGCGATGCCCACGCACGTGCCGACGGACGATCCGGTACGCCGCTGAGCCGCCGCGCCTTCACGACCGCGGTCGGCGCCACCGCCGTCACCGCGGCCGGAATACAGGCGGCCGTTCCCGCGGCCGCCGCCGGACCGGCCGCCGACGACGCGACACGGGAACGTCCGTTCCGTGCCGCCCGCGGCAGGCACGCGCGCCGTCCCAACATCCTCTTCATCCTCGGCGACGACCTCGGCTGGGCGGATCTCTCCTCGTACGGGTCTCCGCACATCCGCACACCCCACCTGGACCGGCTGGCGCGGCAGGGCGTGCGCTTCACCGACGCGTACGCGGGGTCGGCGACCTGCTCGCCCACCCGGTTCAGCCTCTACACGGGGCGCTATCCGGGACGGACGAAGGGCGGGCTCGCCGAGCCCATCGCCGACCGGTCGGTGGGACTGGAGCCCACCCACCCGACACTGGCCTCCCTGCTGCGCGGCGTCGGCTACGCGACCGCGCTGATCGGCAAGTGGCACTGCGGCTACCTGCCGGACTACAGCCCGACCAGGTCGGGCTACGACGAGTTCTTCGGCAACTTCGGCGGAGCCCTGGAGTACTACTCCAAGCTCGGCCTGGGGGGCGAGTACGACCTGTACGAGGGTGACGCCGAGTACAAGGACCTGCGGTACTACACCCGGATCCTCACGGAGCGCGCGAGCGAGTACGTACAGCGTGACCACGACGACCGGCCGTGGCTGCTCAACCTGAACTTCACCACTCCGCACTGGCCCTGGATCGCCGACGGCGACACGGAGGCGAGCGCCGAGATCGTCCGCCGGATCAAGGCCGGTGACCGCTCCGCCCTCTGGCACGCCGACGGCGGCTCGATCGAGAAGTACACGGAGATGGTCGAGGACCTGGACCGCTCGGTCGGCGAGGTGCTGAAGGCGCTGAAGCGGTCGGGGCAGGAGAAGGACACCCTGGTCTTCTTCGCCAGCGACAACGGCGGCGAGCGGTTCTCCTACAACTGGCCGCTCGCCGGCAGCAAGGGCTCGCTCCAGGAGGGCGGCATCCGCGTCCCCTCGGTGCTGCGCTGGCCCGCGCGCATCGAGGGCGGCCAGGTCAGCGACCTCCCGGTGTTCTCCCCCGACTGGACGGCCACCCTGCTGGAGCTGGGCGGAGCACGACCGGACCCCGCCCACCCGCTGGACGGCATCAGCCTCGCGGGATATCTGCTGCGGGGCGAGACGCCGAAGGAACGCGACCTGTTCTGGCGGGTGCGCGGCGAGCGGGCGCTGCGGCGCGGCGACTGGAAGTACTACCGGGGGAGGAGCGGGACCGACCAGCTGTTCAACCTGGCCGACGACCGGCGCGAGCAGGCCGACCGCGCGAAGGCCGCCCCGGAGCGGCTGGCCGAGCTGCGGGCGTCGTGGGAGAGGACGGACTCCGGCCTGCTCCCCTATCCGACGCGTTCCTGA
- the purF gene encoding amidophosphoribosyltransferase: protein MPRGDGRLNHDLLPGEKGPQDACGVFGVWAPGEEVAKLTYFGLYALQHRGQESAGIAVSNGSQILVFKDMGLVSQVFDETSLGSLQGHIAVGHARYSTTGASVWENAQPTFRATAHGSIALGHNGNLVNTAQLAEMVADLPRKDGRATQVAATNDTDLVTALLAGQRDENDKPLTIEEAAAKVLPDVKGAFSLVFMDEHTLYAARDPQGIRPLVLGRLERGWVVASESAALDICGASYVREIEPGELVAIDENGLRTSRFAEAKPKGCVFEYVYLARPDTDIAGRNVYLSRVEMGRRLAAEAPAEADLVIATPESGTPAAIGYAEASGIPFGAGLVKNAYVGRTFIQPSQTIRQLGIRLKLNPLKEVIKGKRLVVVDDSIVRGNTQRALVRMLREAGAAEIHIRISSPPVKWPCFFGIDFATRAELIANGMTVDEICTSMGADSLSYISIDAMIEATTIDKPNLCRACFDGEYPMELPDPELLGKQLLETELAAGPAATAAADALRRP from the coding sequence GTGCCCCGTGGTGATGGACGACTCAACCACGACCTGCTCCCCGGAGAGAAAGGCCCCCAGGACGCTTGTGGCGTCTTCGGTGTCTGGGCTCCGGGTGAAGAGGTCGCCAAGCTCACCTATTTCGGACTGTATGCCCTGCAGCACCGCGGACAGGAATCCGCGGGCATCGCAGTGAGCAACGGGTCCCAGATCCTGGTCTTCAAGGACATGGGACTGGTCTCGCAGGTCTTCGACGAAACGTCTCTGGGTTCCCTCCAGGGCCATATCGCGGTCGGTCATGCCCGCTACTCCACCACCGGCGCCTCGGTGTGGGAGAACGCGCAGCCGACGTTCCGTGCCACCGCGCACGGCTCGATCGCCCTCGGCCACAACGGGAACCTGGTCAACACCGCCCAGCTCGCGGAGATGGTCGCCGACCTCCCGCGCAAGGACGGCCGCGCCACCCAGGTCGCCGCGACCAACGACACCGACCTGGTGACCGCGCTGCTCGCCGGGCAGCGCGACGAGAACGACAAGCCGCTCACCATCGAGGAAGCCGCCGCCAAGGTGCTCCCCGACGTCAAGGGCGCGTTCTCCCTCGTCTTCATGGACGAGCACACGCTGTACGCCGCCCGCGACCCGCAGGGCATCCGCCCGCTGGTGCTCGGCCGGCTGGAGCGCGGCTGGGTGGTCGCCTCCGAGTCCGCCGCGCTCGACATCTGCGGCGCCAGCTACGTACGCGAGATCGAGCCGGGCGAGCTCGTCGCCATCGACGAGAACGGCCTGCGCACCTCCCGATTCGCGGAAGCGAAGCCCAAGGGCTGTGTCTTCGAGTACGTCTACCTGGCCCGTCCCGACACCGACATCGCCGGGCGCAACGTCTACCTCTCCCGGGTGGAGATGGGCCGCCGGCTGGCCGCCGAGGCCCCCGCCGAGGCGGATCTCGTCATAGCGACCCCGGAATCCGGCACCCCCGCCGCGATCGGGTACGCGGAGGCCAGCGGCATCCCGTTCGGCGCCGGACTGGTCAAGAACGCCTACGTCGGCCGGACCTTCATCCAGCCCTCGCAGACCATCCGCCAGCTCGGCATCCGGCTCAAGCTGAATCCGCTGAAGGAAGTCATCAAGGGCAAGCGCCTGGTGGTCGTCGACGACTCGATCGTCCGCGGCAACACCCAGCGGGCCCTGGTCCGGATGCTCCGCGAGGCGGGCGCCGCCGAGATCCACATCCGGATCTCCTCGCCGCCGGTGAAGTGGCCCTGCTTCTTCGGGATCGACTTCGCGACCCGCGCCGAACTGATCGCCAACGGCATGACCGTCGACGAGATCTGCACCTCCATGGGAGCCGACTCCCTCTCGTACATCTCGATCGACGCGATGATCGAGGCGACGACGATCGACAAGCCGAACCTCTGCCGCGCCTGCTTCGACGGTGAGTACCCGATGGAGCTCCCGGACCCGGAGCTGCTCGGCAAGCAGCTGCTGGAGACCGAGCTGGCGGCAGGCCCGGCGGCGACCGCCGCGGCCGACGCGCTGCGCCGTCCGTGA